From Pelotomaculum schinkii, one genomic window encodes:
- a CDS encoding efflux RND transporter periplasmic adaptor subunit, which translates to MKRLTVLAILLLIALVLGGCGKKTTPEEEVLLPVEITKAQVADLAHTLNTSGEIMPGAEAAVAPKVSGRVTAVHVKVGDRVSKGQVLFELDATEALNAKTLSEAGVGVARAGLHKAEQEVTDAQLNYDRIKALYEAQTVSKTQFEQAESKLNNALIGKQLAEEQLIQSQATYQNALENCNNFTVASPLTGLIASVSIENGEMAGPQATALTIVQLDTVKVKVPLSENVVVSIKPGVEVPVIINSLNKTVTGTVVSVAPQADSSTRAFPVEIQVNNDQGDLKAGMVAQLDLETGISKGAITLPVDAVLERNGQFYVYAVEDGKAKEITVKKGVSTGDLVEITEGIQEGQEIIVKGNHLVTDGQAVEVVNSERG; encoded by the coding sequence TTGAAACGTTTAACAGTCCTGGCCATATTATTGTTAATTGCGCTGGTACTAGGGGGCTGCGGCAAGAAAACCACGCCTGAAGAAGAAGTACTGCTCCCGGTTGAGATCACCAAAGCTCAAGTTGCAGATCTGGCCCACACATTAAATACCAGCGGGGAAATTATGCCCGGCGCCGAGGCGGCTGTAGCCCCGAAGGTTTCCGGCCGGGTAACGGCAGTGCATGTTAAGGTGGGAGATAGAGTTAGCAAGGGGCAAGTTTTATTCGAGCTAGACGCCACAGAAGCCCTCAATGCAAAAACCCTGTCAGAGGCCGGGGTGGGTGTAGCAAGAGCCGGTCTACATAAAGCTGAACAGGAAGTCACTGACGCCCAGTTGAACTATGACCGCATCAAAGCGCTTTATGAGGCGCAAACAGTGTCTAAAACACAATTTGAGCAGGCGGAAAGCAAGCTCAATAATGCCCTCATCGGCAAGCAACTGGCGGAGGAGCAACTTATACAATCACAGGCTACCTATCAAAACGCACTGGAAAATTGCAACAACTTCACAGTGGCTTCGCCATTAACAGGATTGATAGCATCGGTAAGTATAGAAAATGGTGAAATGGCCGGCCCTCAGGCTACCGCGCTAACAATAGTGCAGTTGGATACAGTTAAAGTTAAAGTACCACTATCAGAAAATGTTGTCGTTTCCATTAAACCGGGGGTCGAGGTTCCAGTAATCATTAACTCTTTGAATAAAACCGTGACCGGTACCGTAGTCTCGGTAGCGCCTCAAGCTGACTCTTCCACCCGGGCTTTCCCCGTGGAAATTCAAGTAAACAATGATCAAGGTGATCTTAAAGCCGGCATGGTGGCCCAATTAGACCTTGAAACCGGCATATCCAAGGGAGCGATAACACTGCCGGTAGACGCCGTGTTGGAACGCAACGGGCAATTTTATGTCTATGCGGTAGAAGACGGTAAAGCCAAAGAAATAACGGTCAAGAAGGGGGTCTCGACCGGGGATCTGGTTGAAATAACCGAAGGTATTCAGGAAGGACAGGAGATCATTGTCAAGGGCAATCACCTGGTGACTGACGGCCAGGCAGTTGAAGTGGTCAATTCTGAAA